In the Pseudonocardia cypriaca genome, one interval contains:
- a CDS encoding bifunctional metallophosphatase/5'-nucleotidase — protein sequence MPRWSVSRRTLLIVIGLAALAVVVAALVVPRANVARPPIDVQLLALNDFHGNLEPPSGSSGKIDEVDAGGAEYLATQLRLLAEQVQRPDTITVAAGDLIGASPLLSAAFHDEPAIEALGLAGLDLASVGNHEFDEGSDELLRIQNGGCHPQDGCADPARPYAGADFQYLSANAFVTATGEPLLPPYAIREVQGVRIGFIGMTLEGTPDIVTQSGIEGLAFRDEVETANRYAAELQEQGVQAIVVLLHEGGTQAGGGGINDCTNLTGPAVDIVGGFSDAIDVVVSGHTHQAYNCVLDGRVVTSASSFGRLVTDIDMRIDPSSGDVVEARARNVVVGRDVAPDAAQKDLIGHYRALLGPVAAEEVGETSAPITREAAPSGETPLGNLIADAQLAATDDEQGAVAAFMNPGGVRADLDAGPVTYEEAFTVQPFGNYITTLDLTGAQLDCLLEQQFVTERVLQPSATVRYVVRQAGTPGTGADPCAGTKVDGITIGGAPVDPAATYRITMNSFIAGGGDGFSVATQGANDFVGGADVDALTAYLGANRPVGPPATDRITLG from the coding sequence ATGCCCCGATGGTCGGTCTCCCGGCGAACCCTGCTGATCGTGATCGGTCTCGCCGCGCTCGCGGTGGTCGTGGCCGCGCTCGTCGTTCCGCGCGCGAACGTCGCCCGTCCACCGATCGACGTGCAGCTGCTCGCGCTGAACGACTTCCACGGCAACCTCGAACCGCCGAGCGGGTCCAGCGGGAAGATCGACGAGGTCGACGCGGGCGGTGCCGAGTACCTCGCCACCCAGCTGCGCCTGCTGGCCGAGCAGGTCCAGCGGCCCGACACCATCACCGTCGCGGCCGGCGACCTGATCGGGGCCTCCCCGCTGCTCTCGGCGGCGTTCCACGACGAGCCGGCGATCGAGGCCTTGGGGCTGGCCGGGCTCGACCTGGCGAGCGTTGGCAACCACGAGTTCGACGAGGGCTCGGACGAGCTGCTGCGCATCCAGAACGGCGGCTGCCACCCGCAGGACGGATGCGCCGACCCGGCGCGGCCCTACGCCGGAGCCGACTTCCAGTACCTGTCCGCCAACGCGTTCGTCACCGCCACCGGGGAGCCGCTCCTGCCCCCGTACGCGATCCGCGAGGTGCAGGGGGTGCGGATCGGCTTCATCGGGATGACGCTCGAGGGCACGCCCGACATCGTCACGCAGTCCGGGATCGAGGGCCTCGCGTTCCGGGACGAGGTCGAGACCGCGAACCGCTACGCAGCCGAGCTGCAGGAACAGGGCGTGCAGGCGATCGTCGTGCTGCTCCACGAGGGTGGCACGCAGGCAGGCGGCGGGGGGATCAACGACTGCACGAACCTCACCGGCCCGGCCGTGGACATCGTCGGCGGCTTCTCCGACGCCATCGACGTCGTGGTAAGCGGGCACACCCACCAGGCCTACAACTGCGTGCTCGATGGTCGGGTGGTCACCAGCGCGAGCTCGTTCGGCCGGCTGGTCACCGACATCGACATGCGCATCGACCCGTCCTCGGGTGACGTGGTCGAGGCGCGGGCCCGCAACGTGGTCGTCGGCCGCGACGTGGCCCCCGATGCCGCGCAGAAGGACCTGATCGGGCACTACCGTGCGCTCCTCGGGCCCGTCGCGGCCGAGGAGGTCGGCGAGACCAGCGCACCGATCACCCGGGAAGCCGCCCCCTCCGGGGAGACGCCGCTCGGCAACCTCATCGCCGACGCACAGCTCGCCGCCACCGACGACGAGCAGGGCGCCGTCGCCGCGTTCATGAACCCGGGCGGGGTGCGAGCCGACCTGGACGCCGGACCGGTCACGTACGAGGAGGCGTTCACCGTCCAACCGTTCGGCAACTACATCACCACGCTGGACCTGACCGGCGCCCAGCTGGACTGCCTGCTCGAGCAGCAGTTCGTCACCGAGCGGGTCCTGCAGCCCTCGGCCACCGTGCGCTACGTGGTGCGGCAGGCCGGAACCCCCGGAACCGGTGCCGACCCGTGCGCGGGCACGAAGGTCGACGGGATCACGATCGGGGGCGCCCCGGTCGACCCCGCCGCCACCTACCGGATCACGATGAACAGCTTCATCGCAGGCGGCGGCGACGGGTTCTCGGTGGCGACCCAGGGCGCGAACGACTTCGTCGGTGGCGCGGACGTGGACGCGCTCACCGCCTACCTCGGCGCGAACCGTCCGGTCGGCCCACCCGCGACCGACCGCATCACCCTCGGCTGA
- a CDS encoding AEC family transporter, whose amino-acid sequence MSEIVQLTLPIFGLVGLGWTAVRTGLAPRTALDALGAFAFRFALPALVFRLIAGRPLAGLLDPVFYGGYLLGGIVVFAVAFALSRILDRRAAAAAGARASAAAVGNLGFLGPPLMLAFFGEQGAGPLAMAILAEIMVLLSVGAVIMSTAGSGDRAGIGSLLLRGTLLNPVVAAILLGTALAATGATLPVPAERFLAQLGAAAGPTALFALGGALALQHIDRATVATAAAITTAKLIAYPALVWWILAHLLRMDPFWVQTGVLMAALPTAGNVYVVARQYAADADRVSAAVLLSTVVSIVTVPLVAAWALG is encoded by the coding sequence ATGAGCGAGATCGTCCAGCTCACGCTCCCGATCTTCGGCCTCGTGGGGCTCGGCTGGACGGCGGTGCGGACGGGCCTCGCCCCTCGGACCGCGCTCGATGCGCTCGGTGCGTTCGCATTCCGGTTCGCCCTTCCGGCACTGGTCTTCCGGCTCATCGCCGGGCGGCCGCTCGCCGGTTTGCTCGACCCGGTGTTCTACGGCGGCTACCTGCTGGGCGGGATCGTCGTCTTCGCGGTCGCGTTCGCCCTCTCGCGGATCCTCGACCGTCGAGCCGCCGCCGCGGCGGGGGCACGCGCCAGCGCCGCCGCCGTCGGCAACCTCGGGTTCCTCGGGCCGCCGCTGATGCTGGCCTTCTTCGGAGAGCAGGGCGCCGGACCGCTCGCCATGGCGATCCTGGCCGAGATCATGGTCCTGCTCTCCGTCGGAGCCGTGATCATGAGCACCGCCGGGAGCGGCGACCGTGCGGGCATCGGGTCCCTCCTGCTCCGTGGAACGCTCCTGAACCCGGTCGTCGCGGCGATCCTCCTGGGCACCGCACTCGCCGCAACCGGCGCGACGCTGCCCGTACCGGCAGAACGGTTCCTCGCCCAGCTCGGCGCCGCGGCGGGCCCCACCGCCCTGTTCGCGCTCGGCGGCGCGCTCGCGCTCCAGCACATCGACCGCGCCACCGTGGCCACCGCAGCCGCGATCACCACCGCCAAGCTCATCGCCTACCCCGCGTTGGTCTGGTGGATACTCGCCCACCTGCTGCGGATGGATCCGTTCTGGGTCCAGACCGGCGTTCTCATGGCGGCACTGCCGACAGCGGGCAACGTCTACGTGGTGGCGCGGCAGTACGCGGCCGACGCCGACCGGGTCTCCGCCGCGGTCCTGCTGTCCACCGTGGTGAGCATCGTGACGGTTCCCCTCGTGGCTGCGTGGGCGCTCGGGTGA
- a CDS encoding NAD(P)-dependent oxidoreductase, producing MSIGFLGLGVMGAPMALNLAGAGTPLVVWNRSADKCEPLRAAGAKVAGSPAEVFDEARVVLLMLAGADAIDSALGRDPSGFDVDVAGHTVVHMGTTPPPYSRALEADVRAAGGRYVEAPVSGSRTPAEAGQLVAMLAGDPAAVDDVRPVLGPMCRETIVCGAVPNALLMKYSVNLFLVTMVTGLAEAAHFADRHGLDMQRFLDVLDAGPMASAVSRVKVRKLVDRDFGVQAAIADVLDNNCSPIADAARRAGIASPLLDVCHALFGEAHSLGLANADMVAVIRAIEQRTAARG from the coding sequence CGTCATGGGTGCACCGATGGCACTCAACCTGGCCGGAGCGGGCACACCGCTCGTCGTCTGGAACCGCTCGGCCGACAAGTGCGAGCCGCTGCGCGCGGCGGGGGCGAAGGTGGCGGGCAGCCCCGCCGAGGTCTTCGACGAGGCACGGGTGGTGCTCCTCATGCTGGCGGGCGCCGACGCGATCGACTCCGCCCTCGGCCGTGACCCGTCCGGGTTCGACGTCGACGTCGCCGGCCACACGGTCGTCCACATGGGGACGACTCCGCCCCCCTACTCGCGCGCGCTGGAGGCCGACGTCCGCGCCGCAGGCGGGAGGTACGTCGAAGCGCCCGTCTCGGGTTCGCGGACGCCGGCCGAGGCGGGACAGCTCGTCGCCATGCTGGCGGGTGACCCCGCTGCGGTGGACGACGTCCGCCCGGTACTCGGCCCGATGTGCCGCGAGACGATCGTGTGCGGGGCGGTGCCGAACGCGCTGCTGATGAAGTACTCGGTCAACCTCTTCCTGGTCACGATGGTGACCGGCCTCGCGGAGGCCGCGCACTTCGCCGACCGGCACGGCCTGGACATGCAGCGGTTCCTCGACGTGCTCGACGCCGGCCCGATGGCCAGCGCTGTGTCGCGGGTGAAGGTTCGCAAGCTGGTCGACCGGGATTTCGGCGTCCAGGCCGCGATCGCGGACGTCCTCGACAACAACTGCAGCCCGATCGCGGACGCGGCGCGACGGGCGGGCATCGCGTCGCCGCTGCTGGACGTCTGCCACGCACTCTTCGGCGAGGCCCATTCCCTGGGGCTCGCGAACGCCGACATGGTCGCCGTGATCCGGGCGATCGAGCAACGGACCGCCGCACGCGGATGA